Genomic DNA from Rana temporaria chromosome 1, aRanTem1.1, whole genome shotgun sequence:
GatcggacctctttacagtgaaatattgggtcaataagaccccacatctcatctctaggctgggaagcctaaaaaaaaaagatcaccgcTTCCTAGCCGAAGCCGGgccgttttttttaatacagaggccgggcgtgacgtcataacatcgcgcccggcctctgatgatcatagagactccggcgaccatctggtctgccagaaatctctatggtcaagaaCCGAGGCCAGTGGATCCTCTGACCGACTCACCGATCCctcaggtgagtcggtagaagcaccggatggcggcaggagggggggtgtcccctctcgtcacccgtaagaacgatcaagcggttgAACAGCTACTATGATCGtttttatggtgtagggaatcgccgtctGAGAAcagcaatatctgaatgatgcctgtagctgcaggcatcattcagatatagccccacGAAGCcgaggacgtctttagacgtccagccgttggcaagcggttaataaaaaATGGATACGATGGTCCCTTTTTGGTAACtaaggtgttacaacagcgaattaatattcgctgttgtaacactgatcctcaatccggccaatcagaagcagatgattttttacctttaatatctaccttaaatcgcaTTGCTATTTATagagtgtacttgtttgtagcttaaatactaaaatttgcacctaaaactgtaattttgtaaaatgccagtaaaaatttgtctgtgccagtaaattttgggttttgtgccagtaaatttcaatctggtaggttggcaacaattGACTGTAcagacagtaggtggcatcaAGAGGCGTTCTGGATAGACCTAGTGACATTGTACAGACAGCTGGTGGCAGCAGAGGGCGCACAGTGTGATGCTGACATAGCCAGCTCGTAGTAAAACTGTACAGACAGCATGTGGCACAAGGAGGCGCGCACTGAGCCCTGGGTAGTGAGACCTTGTCGTGCCAGCAGAACTAGGCGCGCTCTGCTCTGGAAAGAGGCAACGTGTAGTGACAGTATTTAGACAGCTGGTGGCAGCAGAGGTGGCGCTGTGTGCTATGGATAGAGGAAGTCGTGTCCTTCTCTCGCTTTTGTAACTTGTCACTTCCGGGAAGTTGTGAAGCGCGTGGCGTGGAAGGTCAGTGCGTGTAGTGTGCGCCGCATGGAATGGAAGGTTAGTGTGTGTACGTAAATACGGCTTTGTGGGGTGAAATCACAGACAATACATACACCTGTATGTTTCCAGCAGGTATTGCTAGGAGTTGTAGTTCCTGGAAGCTGGTGAAAGGGATGGGTATCGTGTGGGTTGCACACAGTGGTGGGTGTGATGTGAGTCGGACTCGGACCCCCCTGATTGTTACATTGTTCTCCAAATGAAGTGCTCTGTACTGACATTTCCTCGTGGCGTGCCCTCCATTCTGTACTGACACAGTAATGAGACCGCAGAGATTCACGCAAGAACACAGAAAACTGCAGCGATGCTTACCAGCCAATCACAATGTATCCTCTAATGATAATCCCATCCTTTAGTTCAGTCATTGCATCGTTTAGAGCTGTGCACAACCCCGAGGCCCACCAGTCCCGAGGGCCCGCTCTCTCCCCCACCGGTCCCGAGGGCCCGCTCTCTCCCCCACCGGTCCCGAGGGCCCGCTCTCTCCCCCACCGGTCCCGAGGGCCCGCTCTCTCCCCCACCGGTCCCGAGGGCCCGCTCTCTCCCCCACCGGTCCCGAGGGCCCGCTCTCTCCCCCACCGGTCCCGAGGgcccgctctctctccctccagtcccgagggcccgctctctcccccaccagtcccgagggcccgctctctcccccaccagtcccgagggcccgctctctcccccaccagtcccgagggcccgctctctcccccaccagtcccgagggcccgctctctcccccaccagtcccgagggcccgctctctcccccaccggtcccgagggcccgctctctcccccaccggtcccgagggcccgctctctcccccaccggtcccgagggcccgctctctcccccaccggtcccgagggcccgctctctcccccaccagtcccgagggcccgctctctcccccaccggtcccgagggcccgctctctcccccaccggtcccgagggcccgctctctcccccaccggtcccgagggcccgctctctcccccaccggtcccgagggcccgctctctcccccaccggtcccgagggcccgctctctccccctccggtcccgagggcccgctctctcccccaccggtcccgagggcccgctctctctccctccagtcccgagggcccgctctctcccccaccagtcccgagggcccgctctctcccccaccagtcccgagggcccgctctctcccccaccagtcccgagggcccgctctctcccccaccagtcccgagggcccgctctctcccccaccagtcccgagggcccgctctctcccccaccagtcccgagggcccgctctctcccccaccagtcccgagggcccgctctctcccccaccagtcccgagggcccgctctctcccccaccagtcccgagggcccgctctctcccccaccagtcccgagggcccgctctctcccccaccagtcccgagggcccgctctctccccctccagtcccgagggcccgctctctcccccaccagtcccgagggcccgctctctcccccaccagtcccgagggcccgctctctcccccaccagtCCCGAGGGCCCGCTCTCTCGCCCACCAGTCCCGAGGGCCCGCTCTCTCGCCCACCAGTCCCGAGGGcccgctctctcccccaccagtcccgagggcccgctctctcccccaccagtcccgctctctcccccaccagtcccgagggcccgctctctcccccaccagtcccgagggcccgctctctcccccaccagtcccgctctctcccccaccagtcccgctctctcccccaccagtcccgagggcccgctctctctccctccagtcccgagggcccgctctctcccccaccagtcccgagggcccgctctctcccccaccagtcccgagggcccgctctctcccccaccagtcccgagggcccgctctctcccccaccagtcccgagggcccgctctctcccccaccagtcccgagggcccgctctctcccccaccagtcccgagggcccgctctctccccctccagtcccgagggcccgctctctcccccaccagtcccgagggcccgctctctcccccaccagtcccgagggcccgctctctcccccaccagtcccgagggcccgctctctcccccaccagtcccgagggcccgctctctcccccaccagtcccgagggcccgctctctccccctccagtcccgagggcccgctctctcccccaccagtcccgagggcccgctctctcccccaccagtcccgagggcccgctctctcccccaccagtcccgagggcccgctctctcccccaccagtcccgagggcccgctctctcccccaccagtcccgagggcccgctctctcccccaccagtcccgagggcccgctctctctccctccagtcCCGAGGGCCCGCTCTCTCCCTCCAGTCCCGAGGGCCCGCTCTCTCCCCCTTCAGTCCCGAGGgcccgctctctctccctccagtcccgagggcccgctctctcccccaccagtcccgagggcccgctctctcccccaccagtcccgagggcccgctctctcccccacaagtcccgagggcccgctctctcccccaccagtcccgagggcccgctctctcccccaccagtcccgagggcccgctctctccccccccagtcccgctctctcccccaccagtcccgctctctcccccaccagtcccgctctctcccccaccagtcccgagggcccgctctctcccccaccagtcccgctctctcccccaccagtcccgctctctcccccaccagtcccgagggcccgctctctcccccaccagtcccgagggcccgctctctcccccaccagtcccgagggcccgctctctcccccaccagtcccgagggcccgctctctctccctccagtcccgagggcccgctctctctccctccagtcccgagggcccgctctctcccccaccagtcccgagggcccgctctctcccccaccagtcccgagggcccgctctctcccccaccagtcccgagggcccgctctctcccccaccagtcccgctctctcccccaccagtcccgctctctcccccaccagtcccgctctctcccccaccagtcccgctctctcccccaccagtcccgagggcccgctctctcccccaccagtcccgagggcccgctctctcccccaccgggcccgctctctcccccaccgggcccgctctctcccccaccagtcccgctctctcccccaccagtcccgagggcccgctctctcccccaccgggcccgctctctcccccaccgggcccgctctctcccccaccgggcccgctctctcccccaccagtcccgagggcccgctctctcccccaccgggcccgctctctcccccaccgggcccgctctctcccccaccagtcccgagggcccgctctctcccccaccgggcccgctctctcccccaccggtcccgctctctcccccaccggtcccgagggcccgctctctcccccaccagtcccgagggcccgctctctcccccaccgggcccgctctctcccccaccagtcctgctctctcccccaccagtcccgagggcccgctctctccccccccccccggaggtgcATGCgagcatgtgctttttttttcatgttcacGCAAGTCAATTTTTTAATGGGCGCGAACGTTTACGCATTTTGCACGTTGTGTGGGGGTGTCGCCAAGAAATAATGACACTTGCGTGTGACTGCAAAAGGCAGCACATTTTTGTGGATTACAGGAAAATATGTACGGTAATTGCGCACGTTACAGTGGTGTGAGCAAGCCCTAAAATGTAGTCTGGGTGGCAGAGACCCGTGATCTTGGGTGGCAGAGACCCGTGATCTTGGGTGGCAGAGACCCGTGATCTTGGGTGGCAGAGACCCGTGATCTTGGGTGGCAGAGACCCGTGATCTTGGGTGGCAGAGACCCGTGATCTTGGGTGGCAACCCCTCCAAATTCCCTCTTCTAGCACAGACCACCTAAaatcctcctagcacaaatcgccCCCCCCCTGGCaaacgtaccccccccccccattcagcacaaacgcTGCCTGCCTCTCCTCTATTTGTATCTTGAGGGTGTATCCACAGCCTTGCAGGGTCTCATAGAGCCACCCTCATGTGCATCCTTCAGCCTGTGATGGTGGTGTTATAGCCCTAGGGATGAGGACGGTCATGTGACCATCATTTAACAAATAAGATGGATGCTCTTAAACCCGGGACAGGGACTACATGTGCTGTTATGTCAAAGGGGTCGAGGGGACCGCATGTACAGCTGATATCGTTGGGCACACATGTGCTGTGCTTTCGGTGAGATAAGGGACTAGTTACTAGTAAGTAAGGGACTAGTTATAGTGAGTAGTTATAAAACCTCTACAGTGCATGTTCTCCACATTTCTTTTCATCCAGAAGTTGAAGCTGGCTGCATTACATTCATAAGGAGCAAGTGacaacaaaaagtaaaatatatcatCTCAAATAAATAAGTTGATGCTGTATGTTACCTTGGTGGAAGTGAATacttaaagccttttttttttttttttttttaaagctattttAATTATACCCTACCCCCAATTGTATTTACTAACTTTTCCTTTTCTGCCATTCTGTTTACCACTCAGAGTGAAGAAAGATACATGATCCTTCTACGTATGGCTTGGCCCAGCTCGATCACATGGGTATGTGgagtgactcattagtgttgtgTAAACTTGGATGGGCTGCTTCTCCTATTGGTGGACACAGTTGCGGGGAGTGAATGGGaaatattctgccgacgtatatctgtgtGCCCGcgatcggcaagcggttaaattggTATATTTCTGCTAGAAAAATTTAGGAACCCCAAACATATAGGATTCAGCGAATgggttttttggtgctgaaaccgATAATGAAAAATACAAGATGCCGAGAAACGGCACCAATACCGAAagtgactgtttttttttgggggggggggggggtcctgccaCCCATAAAAGTGATCCCATGTCGAATCTGCCGCCAGGACCATTTTTATTAGTCGCAGATTCGCCTGCAGTACCagaaaatactggggttatggcagctagctgctgccataacagtgaTATTTAACATAAAAGTAATGATGCAAATGTGGgcggtcttgaagtggttaaagaaaacctgtatggaagaaaaaaaatagtggCCACTGCTCCTGAATTTACTTGTCGCCTGGCTGTTAGCATCTTTCTGAAGGCAATAACCTAAAAGTTAGGAATTCTGACTTTGTAATCTGCATGCTGGTTTTGGGTCATTTACTCACAGCAGGACAGAGATGGCCAGGTACTTAGCCATTATAGAATGATATCAGTAATGGCAGCCTCAGTATTTCTCTCTTTATAGGTTATAGAAATCCTGATGTCACGTATATTTATGCTGGTTGGAAGAATTTTCCCTGTAATAGATGAGTTCCTAGGATTGtttgctccatctagtggccaaatgtggtataGTGTGCTAAACTTTCTCAATGAGAAAATGTACTGCATTGTGGCCAGTAAACGGGGCTAACGATCATAGAAATGCATCTATTACAGGAAATCTGTGAAAACTGTTTGTGTGCTTCGACCAGCGAATGTTTTATACATGGAGCACAAGTGTGGAGGCATGAGAAGGTGGAGCAGTCTCCTTTTATCTGCCTGTTCCTACTGGGAATTAGGCCTGCAAGCTGCagctacatataaatatataaaatttattgCTGTATAGTGGAGTTTCCTTTACTGTGTAATACATGTTACCTTCATATGCACTCCCAACACCAGGGGATTGTATAAATGGGCCACTTCATCACTGGAGTGCTCAGAATGAATTGAATCATTTAGTTTTGCCTTAGAGTGGATAAAAAGCATTTGCCATGATGTAAGAGCCTGTGATTACAAAAAGATTTTCCAACTGCATCAGAAACTGGAATTCCTCTGTCATATGACAATGATCTGTCCCTGAGATTGCCTGCTATGCCTCACTGCCAGCAGATCACATGCTTTCCCATACCCAGGAGCACTAAGTAGTGTCGCTAGCTGTGATGAAGGAGCAGCAATGGAGCGTGTGCAAGATTCGTATATAATGGGGTTGCAAGGGTGTggtgacattgggggttatttacaaaaggcaaatccactttgcactacaagtatatttggaagcacagccactgtagatccgagggggacacacaaggaaaataaaaaacagtattttagcttgcacatggttggatgataaaatcagcagagcttcccctcatttcagatcttccactttagatctacagcgactgaacttccaaatacactttgcactacaagtggatttgccttttgtaaatagccCTCATTGTGGTTTCCTAGGTTATAGACACCTTGATGAGAAACTTGGGTATAATACAAAAAAGGTTGTATTGGGGAGACCTAGTGTTGCTAATACAATAACAATGTCTGTTTTGCATTCCTAGGAGGCTGATCCGGCAATGTGAGCTACGATGATAAGACATAGCAACCTCCAGAAACAAGTTCTCAGTCTGTATAAACAGTTTTTACGGGCTGGCAAAGACAAGCCAGGGGCCCTTCCCCAAATCCAGCATGAGTTCAGGAAGAACACAAAGATTCCGAGGACTGAGATTATGCGCATTGAGTACCTGGTGCGCAGGGGCCGTAGGCAGCTGGATCAGCTGAAAGATGTGACTACCAAGCAGGTCGGGTTTTTCACCAAACCCCCTTCAAATCCATCTGGACCTACATGACCCAAAGCAGGATGAGCTTTGTGCACCTGGACTTGTCTCTTGGAATCCACAGGATAACAATGTAAACAGGTATTTGTCTAATATGGCTTGCATCAAAATGTTTTCATTGGAGAATTGTTTTGAAACTAAAGGTGCCCATACATGTGATTGATCATTTGAATTTATCTTTTGCTTAAAACTATCATTtgataaagcacagaaaagaaaATTTTTGTCTAATTttggattttcctttttttgaagAAAATGTTTGTGGTTTTAAATAATTGCACACTTCCGAAACAGTTTATCGCACAGTGATCTTGTTTCATGCGTGACCAGCATTGAGGTATAATGATCACTTGGGGGTATATTTAAGGAGTGAATGCCACATTCACCAAACCTTACCAGTGCatgtatcttaaagtggttgtaaaggctgaagattttttttatgcatgaaggtaaaaaaaaaactatgctgctcccactgctgtcaattacagccagtgagccaatgggggggggggggggcagaaatcgCAGCTGTCATATTGACCCATAGAGCAGAGCTCGGGAGAGGGCACACATCAGTACCTCCACAACAAGTGATTTGCTATTGGGGAGCACTGGTCAAGGGGGGGAGCCAGGTATGCTGACAAGGGTCCCGAGAAGAGAATTGGAGCTTCTCTGTGCAAGACCAATTCACAGAGCAGGTTAagtataacactttttttttttttttacctgaacctttaataccactttaagttaCGGTGATTCACTTGcagtgaatgtcacattcactgctttataagcaGGTCCCTTGCTATCGGGGAAGTGATTTAAATGGTCCTTTCCATGTGCTGACCCAGTGATCTTGTATTTTAAGCAGGAGATTTTAAAGTAAAATCCCAGCCCACATTTTGGTTGATTAATTATTGGCTGGGATCTCATTCTCTGAAAATGCTTATTGTTTCCAGAACATAGAGATGCAGCACTGTGGGCCGGAAAGGCCCAACTTCCTGCAGCGGGTCTTTATTGTATATCCAGAAACAAAAAGGCTGTTCACTTGCATTTTAATAACTGAATTGTGTCATACCTAGAGTAAataggattatatatatattgtactcgCATAAAATGAAATGTATTTCTGCTGTGGTTGAATTGCTTTTGCAAATATGGGTTTTATAAGGCACAGTAATAGTAAGACGGAGGCATGAGAAGGTGGAGCAGTCTCCTCTACTGCTCTTACTGGTATTTTCCTCCCAGATTAATTTTGCATGTGCTTGTTGGCCTCCCATTCCTGTTGGGAATCTAAATTGCATTTTGCATTAACAACTTTTTATTGCCTTTGATTCAAAATGTAATTAAAGTGACTGTATTGCAAAACTTACAAATACATGTAACTTGTAAATGTCTCTTCTGCTGCCACCAAAACATGACGAGAGTAAACGCCCCTTCCACTGCCGGTACCACCAAACACTGCTAGCGTAAAGAGGAATCCTCTGCTGAAGTTTTCAGGATGGTCGGTCTACCATGTCTCCTGCTGCTCTGCATTATTCttgccactgacccccccccctgtcctgtcctgtacTGACACAGAGGATGGCAGGAAGAATGGCTGAGCCCAGCAGCCTCCCAAACCCTGCTGTCACAGCCACTTCTGACAAAGGTTCAGCACTTTCAGGCAGTTTTAAAGCTTGCTTACAAGTCCCTCCCCACACATTCCTATTGGCCCGTCACTGTAATGGGCAATAGGAATGTGCAAGACATAGGAAGGGACTGGCAAACTTCAGCAATATTTGTACGTGCCAAAGCCTTGCCTGTTGGATCAGAGTGGTATTTAACCATTTTGGAGATTGATGCAGAGGTAACATCTAGTAATCCTGCAGTTTATATCTgaagcagttatttttttttttaatttaatgacCGATCCTCTTTAAAAGCAAATCTGTAATGAGTGAGTAATGGTGGCTGCGATTGCTGACCACTTATTTTGAAGACCCTTGTTCCCAGGTGGCCATACTGATGCTGTCTTGAACCCTTTCAGATTCGATGACCTAGAAACAGTATAGGAAGGAGGGCTTGTGACGCTCTTTTAGAGAATGCTTGTTCCAGGGTTTAATTCACACAACCAGGTATGTAGCATTTTCAGGAGGTGGGCAGCAATGGCAGCCCCTAAATGTGTTGTAAAAGGACGTCCTTGACTGGAAACAGGCTTGAAACCCATAAAGTCAGGTGACCTAATGTGTAAGAGTATCGTTTACTGTCACTTCTTGCATTAAAGTTGGATAGAATAGGGGTTAGGCAACCTCAGGGTTCCTATATTACGCCGTAAGCATAGATTCACATGGGAGTCCACGTTTTTCTGGGTAGAGCTGCCATAGTGCACAGGATACACTGACAGATGCAAGGATTGGTTATGGCAGAACAGGAACTTTTTTAAGGTGAGAAGTGGCATGAAGAGGGCTTTATTCTTCCCCAGTCAAATGCTTCTTTAAGGCCCctctcacactggggtgtttttttcaggtgcttttgagcTAAACATAGCGCCTAAAAACAACCCCCCTGCAGtctgtgtgaaagcctgagggtttTCACACTGAGTGTGTACCGCTCATCCACCGCTCATGCCCTTTGAAATTATTGGGCAACGCGGCTGAACCGCTGGCtttgtgggtggttttaacccttattTGGCCGcttgcaggggttaaaagcgccccgctagcagtgGTAAAAGGGGTGCTTTACCACCgatgccaccccagtgtgaaagggagggGCCTAAAGGATCAATTCATCTTctcataaaaaaaatccttggcGCATGTGatttcccccccacccctttcacCACCCTCTGTAGCTGATGTAATTTTGCACGTGCTTGTTGGCCTCCCATTCCTGTTTGGAATCGGCTCTTTAAAATttcattaaagggtttgtaaacccttgtgttttttttatttttattatataacaaacacgtcatacttgcctccactgtgcagtttgttttgcacagtgtagCCCCGATCCTGGTCGTCTGGGGTCCCTCGGGAGCTCCTCCCAACATCGGTAAACCTCCTGGGAACTTGCGGGTGTGATTCCCCAGTGCAGCATTTGCATCTATTGAGACAGAATGCCGgccttggatttgattgacatcagcaggaaccaatggccatgctgctatcaatctatccaatcaagagccgagaaccccgggacAGAGAAGGAGCGCATCTCCGCCGAGGCATCAAATGGCTCGGGTGAGGTGctggtgctgctgctgcttgcGGGCCAGTCACTGTCAgaagttttcaccttaatgcatgggatgcattaagttgaaaaaacatgagggtttacaacccctttaaacagtgCTAGAGGCTGTATAGCAACATATTGCTTACAGTAGTGAGTGCTGATCAATGAGAATCTTATTGGAAAGGAGTCTCAAAAGCATTCTCATTGGTCTGTGTTCACATGGCCAGTGTACAGCAGTGAGCGTTCCCAAATGCTAGCATTATGCTGCTACACAACCTCTGGCACTGTGTAGTGATGTTTTAAAGAGTCAGACCAGGCTGGAAAGGATGGCGGAATATTGGGATCACATAAGTTACATGTAACAGGGACCAGAGGGGCAGGGAAGGTGTTGTGATTTATTATGAAAAGATGAACTAACCTTTTAAGAGAAACTTGAGATGTATGTAAATCGCAGTAAAAGGCGCTTCTGTTATGTAACTGTTTTATGTGTTTCTTAGGTTTGGTCATGCGGGATACAAGAGGATGATATAGAAACCTCCCAAGTTTGTACACAATACTTTCACTGACTTGGAAAGACCAGCTCTTGTTGCTGCCATGATTGCAGCATGAAGCCTTCCCTGAAGGAAGATCGTTTCTGCATCATGTCTTTGGCCATCCTGAATCATCTGAACTGTTGTAATTTCTTCACTCAACATATCTAAATTCGACTGTCCAGAATTTCCAACGTTATAGAGTATATATTTGAGTCTTTATGGATTGCACTGGAACTGGCTGGTGCCATGTAGCAAATTTTCTCACTAACCGGCTAAAAATTATATGTGTAAccataaaaaaactgtaaattaTCCAATAAAATTATGTTGGGCTTTCGAAtctgatttgttttttgttatcaTATATAGAGTGCAAAATTTGTAGCAGTTGCTTAATCTTTGATCATCAGTGATCCAATAGATGTAGTAgatcaggggtcgacaatatccgggcgcccgATCGAAATTGCGAAAATAAATTGCGActtggcgcccgccggtaattgagtccGCGACCTACAAGGCCGCagagccgtggcctcaattaccggccgtcgtggGCCCGCAGCGATCGCGAGGTGGGGGTGcacagaggcacaggatcctgtgtctccgtgcgcccccccaCCTCGCGATCACGGCGGACCCACGACGGCcgttaattgaggccgcggctttgcagccttgtgaaggcccaagcttacgtctgtgacctggcgccatctggtggtggctgttggcattacaagtaaaacagcagttcttaaagtgttttactgccatctccttccctctaattagaacccccaaacattatatttttttttattccaacaccctagagaataagaagttatcccttttttttttttttttttttttttaaatattgtgaaagataatgttacgctgactaaattgatacccaacatgtcccacttcaaaattgcgtccgctctaggaacttttaccctttaaaatctccataggcgacgttttaaaaaaaaaaaaatctacaggttgcatgttttgagttacagaggaggtctagggctagaattattgctctccaacaatcgcggcgatacctcacgtgtggtttgaataccgtttacataggcaggcgctactcaggtatgtgttcgcttctgcgcgcaagcttggcgggacgggcgcgttttctggctcctaacttttttagctggctcctagattctttTTCCAGGGTTTATGTCATGGTGGTTATTGCATACATAATCAAGGTGTAGGGTGTACACACCATAAAATTATGTTCTCACGGTCCAATCCTGTAAGTGGCAGCACAACTTGAAGGTTTAAGACTGCCTATAACCCAACTcaatggacactggcaaacaaactgTAGGCCAGCCCAGGAGAACCCCCCCCCGTCtcagttttttttatagcaaaattgTACTGAGAGCATGATCATAAACACAGTGGCGgtcatttatgaaaggcaaatccactttgcattacaagtgcacttggaaatgcagtcgctttagatctgaggagagggtctgaaatgaggggaagctctgctgattttatcatccaatcatgtacaagcaaaaaaaaaagttttccccttgcatgtccccctcatatctacagcgactgcacttgtagtgcaaagtggatttgcctttcgtaaatgaccCCCAATGGGTAGGAACTGTGTTCCCCAATGGACGCTAAGGAAAGGATTTTTATGACGAGTACAAATATCATGCTGTCTCTCATTTAAGACTTCCTGTTAAGGTAGCGCCTGACACCTAGAAATGAGAAGCTGGAGTAACTTTATTTGGTCCAAACTGGATTACAAAATAGGAAATTTACTGAAAGTCTTAGACAGCAGAACAATTACCAGGTTGAGGTAAAAGTCAGAAACTACATTTAGTCAAGGAGGAAATCCTGGTCCTCAACACCACACTGTCCTGGtaggacagcttttggcttcatggCCAGGCATTCACTGCGCCAATGCGCTGcgctctgattggacag
This window encodes:
- the SDHAF1 gene encoding succinate dehydrogenase assembly factor 1, mitochondrial, with amino-acid sequence MIRHSNLQKQVLSLYKQFLRAGKDKPGALPQIQHEFRKNTKIPRTEIMRIEYLVRRGRRQLDQLKDVTTKQVGFFTKPPSNPSGPT